In Nitrospinota bacterium, one DNA window encodes the following:
- a CDS encoding MFS transporter → MAVSESNQEHSSLSSDQITQKTYNCDLWRGGFEGVLSSGAQTFCLFIAIRYFNAEEITKALIAAAPFMGMFLSMVLLHYASDTNWKKSTWGALPSIVTGVCLLASAWVNSVHLFAALIVLAYICRSALLPFITDIYGDNYPPERRGEYFSKPLLLSVGMAALSGFIGSNILEKDIEYYSVIFIFLGFCALFKALAVYNMPSKRVDQSPHENPFGNMKYIWQDRSFGYVLFTWFIMGFANLWTLPLRVDYITSPEWGIEGSAIYVAMIITVIPESLRMLFIPFWAKLFDKMNFVVLRMILNLCFAAGVLLFFVTSDPWVIGAGSALIGIAFSGGSIAWNLWVIKYAPPGKTGAYMSVHVSLTGIRGTLGPIIGYWAVGLMGAQNIGIVSCAMMMIATLMLIPEIKHGYR, encoded by the coding sequence ATGGCAGTTAGCGAATCCAATCAGGAGCATTCTTCTCTCAGCTCCGATCAAATCACCCAGAAAACCTATAATTGTGATTTATGGCGAGGAGGGTTTGAGGGAGTACTTTCTTCCGGAGCTCAAACGTTCTGCCTGTTCATAGCTATACGCTATTTCAACGCTGAGGAAATCACCAAGGCCCTGATTGCTGCCGCCCCTTTTATGGGTATGTTTCTCTCCATGGTATTACTGCATTATGCCTCTGACACAAATTGGAAAAAATCAACCTGGGGAGCCCTTCCGTCTATTGTTACAGGCGTCTGCCTTCTTGCTTCAGCATGGGTGAATTCTGTACATCTGTTCGCCGCTTTAATTGTTTTGGCCTATATATGCAGAAGCGCTCTGCTTCCTTTCATCACTGATATTTATGGAGACAATTATCCTCCAGAACGTCGTGGAGAATACTTCTCCAAACCCTTGCTACTTTCTGTTGGAATGGCGGCATTATCAGGGTTCATTGGGTCTAACATCCTCGAAAAAGATATTGAATATTATTCAGTAATTTTTATTTTTCTAGGTTTTTGTGCCTTGTTCAAAGCTTTGGCCGTATACAACATGCCGTCAAAGCGGGTAGATCAGAGTCCGCACGAAAACCCATTCGGAAACATGAAATACATATGGCAAGACCGTTCGTTTGGTTATGTATTATTCACCTGGTTCATAATGGGTTTTGCCAACTTATGGACTCTTCCTTTGCGTGTGGATTACATCACCTCACCTGAATGGGGCATTGAAGGTTCGGCTATTTATGTAGCAATGATCATCACTGTCATTCCTGAATCTCTGAGAATGCTGTTCATTCCTTTTTGGGCAAAGCTGTTTGACAAAATGAATTTCGTAGTTCTCAGAATGATACTCAACCTTTGTTTTGCTGCCGGTGTCCTCCTGTTTTTTGTAACTTCTGACCCATGGGTCATAGGGGCGGGTTCAGCTTTGATTGGGATTGCCTTTTCGGGCGGAAGCATTGCCTGGAATCTGTGGGTCATTAAATACGCTCCTCCCGGAAAAACCGGTGCCTACATGTCAGTTCATGTAAGTTTAACAGGTATTCGAGGTACATTAGGCCCAATAATAGGCTACTGGGCGGTTGGATTGATGGGGGCTCAAAATATAGGCATAGTTTCTTGTGCAATGATGATGATCGCGACCCTTATGCTCATTCCAGAAATCAAGCACGGATATCGATAA
- a CDS encoding competence/damage-inducible protein A, translating to MIFGDAKVSCAELVVIGDEVVSGLILDRNSQYLGEKIHELGIEVSRITTVGDSASTIEDCINLALERSDWVILTGGLGATHDDITKSVLLKVFGCGLKKDLSVESMLEKMFQNRGRDVPPSVKSQCEVPDKAVILYNEKGTAPGFKMQKGNSILFSLPGVPVEMQYLFEKYVAPEMAGKNNKVFLHRLIKTTGLSEAGLWEKVGPIDNLQKKASIASLPSHLGVRIRISVLSESEDDGESRLDEVENYLAQKLSRYIYGRNEDEIEEVVGNLLRENSLTLATAESCTGGLIGHRLTQVAGSSDYFIEGAVVYSNQAKVDRLHVDPKLIEEFGAVSEPVAKAMAKGICDVTGADLGVSVTGISGPSGGSDLKPVGLTYIAVHDRSGTYCKKFVFTQDRIRNKERSAQAALNLVRLRLQEKMEI from the coding sequence ATGATTTTTGGTGACGCTAAAGTTTCTTGTGCAGAATTGGTAGTGATTGGAGATGAAGTGGTCAGTGGTCTGATTCTTGACCGTAACTCCCAATATTTAGGGGAAAAGATCCATGAGCTGGGAATAGAGGTTTCCCGTATAACCACTGTAGGTGATTCGGCTTCTACTATAGAAGATTGTATAAATCTGGCCCTGGAGCGTTCTGACTGGGTTATCCTGACCGGAGGGCTCGGTGCAACACATGATGACATAACCAAGTCAGTATTGCTCAAAGTGTTTGGATGTGGTTTGAAAAAAGACTTGAGTGTGGAAAGTATGCTGGAAAAAATGTTTCAGAACCGGGGCAGGGATGTTCCTCCAAGTGTAAAGAGCCAGTGTGAGGTGCCTGACAAAGCAGTGATTCTTTACAATGAGAAAGGGACTGCGCCCGGGTTTAAAATGCAGAAGGGGAATAGTATTTTGTTTTCTCTACCTGGTGTGCCAGTAGAGATGCAATATTTATTTGAAAAATATGTTGCCCCGGAAATGGCGGGAAAAAATAACAAAGTTTTTCTGCATCGCTTGATTAAGACCACTGGACTTTCTGAAGCGGGCTTATGGGAAAAAGTGGGGCCAATAGATAACTTACAGAAAAAAGCATCAATAGCCTCTTTGCCTTCTCACTTGGGTGTGCGAATTCGTATTTCTGTGCTGTCAGAATCTGAAGACGATGGCGAGTCTCGCCTGGATGAAGTAGAAAACTATCTGGCTCAAAAATTATCCCGATATATATATGGAAGAAATGAAGATGAGATTGAAGAGGTGGTTGGTAACTTGTTAAGGGAGAATTCCTTGACTCTGGCTACGGCAGAATCCTGCACGGGTGGCTTGATTGGCCACAGGTTGACGCAGGTGGCAGGCAGTTCCGATTATTTTATAGAAGGTGCTGTTGTTTATAGCAACCAGGCTAAAGTGGATCGTCTGCATGTGGACCCAAAGTTGATTGAAGAATTTGGCGCTGTGAGTGAACCTGTGGCAAAAGCCATGGCTAAAGGAATATGTGATGTAACAGGTGCTGATTTGGGAGTTTCTGTAACCGGCATTTCCGGACCTTCAGGTGGAAGTGATCTTAAACCAGTAGGCCTGACTTATATCGCTGTCCATGATCGGTCAGGTACATATTGTAAAAAGTTTGTCTTCACACAAGACAGAATCAGAAACAAAGAACGATCCGCGCAGGCTGCTTTAAACCTGGTACGATTAAGGCTCCAGGAAAAAATGGAGATCTAG
- a CDS encoding rhomboid family intramembrane serine protease, giving the protein MIPLKDDNPTKNFPLFTLIFLLMNISVFIYGLNLPVHPSVLYESYALIPYELVHHPVSSYPTLYTSMFLHAGIGHLGGNMLYLWIFGNNIEDILGKFRFILFYFVCGTIAALGHIATDINSQIPMVGASGAISGILGAYLILFPFARIKTFIFLGIFWTIARIPAIVLLLIWIGLQIWNSVATGTGGTAWFAHIGGFIAGVLLILPFKNIR; this is encoded by the coding sequence ATGATCCCATTAAAAGACGATAATCCCACAAAGAACTTCCCCCTGTTCACACTAATTTTTCTGTTGATGAACATCTCGGTCTTTATTTATGGGCTTAATTTACCTGTCCACCCAAGTGTGCTGTATGAAAGCTACGCACTCATTCCTTACGAACTCGTACATCACCCGGTAAGTTCTTACCCGACTCTTTACACTTCCATGTTTCTACATGCTGGAATTGGTCATTTGGGCGGCAACATGCTTTATCTCTGGATTTTCGGCAACAACATTGAGGATATATTAGGAAAGTTTCGCTTTATCCTATTCTACTTTGTATGCGGAACCATTGCGGCATTAGGACATATTGCCACTGACATTAACTCGCAAATCCCGATGGTAGGAGCAAGTGGAGCAATATCCGGGATATTGGGTGCCTATTTAATTCTATTTCCTTTTGCTCGAATCAAAACCTTTATATTTCTTGGTATTTTCTGGACCATCGCACGAATTCCAGCCATTGTTTTACTTCTTATATGGATTGGCCTGCAAATTTGGAACAGCGTGGCAACAGGAACCGGGGGGACAGCGTGGTTTGCACACATTGGTGGTTTCATCGCTGGGGTGCTTCTCATTCTGCCCTTTAAGAACATTCGTTAG
- a CDS encoding SUMF1/EgtB/PvdO family nonheme iron enzyme — MSDTDGLVPGFGGEEVPLAPERLEDSIDWVVETYRKHQLKKVSNWLDEVLTKGKRNKTLIPWTLLDVNPITHRQSLLEQVFPAPRIINENLLEVNRLKIMLDAGPGMGKTIFLKRYLETLLQKPAHEVYCLPVYFHFGNLAEGSRFDLFREAVNNEIIDVVMLEQEENPDLVLDKGQLENTVNTIFNYSKCQFLLDGFDQLHPQDRFQFFTESFLADNAFRSNFVLLASCGFNFGSLSTDAVVKRGEGAAFQMAFQKIDPRESDAFLGEASKNKKIKDLALFTPELLNVPILLRIIRELSENELLENLNNRMDIYSAWFRLKLKLSNPSADEKWVENSLDQLAELSYQLMDEGLQQRFLDVEPGFDKSILEGKETLFQEGSVAHWWKNILQQTMRRWKFRHPSFQEYFASQYIQKSDNWKEIVRKHCGDEKWHEVIKILSGGVSGEEIFDILIEEGAVMLAGNSLAEAGELPKGQDLLIRQLLKYQCKETFPQFSQCRQVRVEEVIKNNETEYLQNFLQRLMNREHRDSRILFSVFELILSRHGINFHQLLDTFDLEPVRNLEEFKMFFKEVSDREQVDKTILNKFSEKVTIPEGRFIYQEEDDEEDKVCLKEYSIMKFPVTNALYQQFDPQHHNRFPKYSYDSDQPVIGINYYEAVIFALWIGMRLPTEKEWEKAARGTDGRVYPWGEAMGYEKGFANTCDFMACKTNPVMELEQGMSPYGCYDMSGNVWEWCMQQNASKHTTQRIVRGGSWMNYLVHAKCVFRNSFDPSERHLAVGLRCVEAPRFTEIEDEDEYDL; from the coding sequence ATGAGTGATACGGACGGGCTGGTTCCCGGTTTTGGCGGTGAAGAAGTTCCACTGGCACCCGAGCGATTAGAAGATTCCATTGACTGGGTCGTTGAGACTTACAGGAAACACCAATTGAAAAAAGTTTCCAACTGGTTGGATGAAGTGTTGACCAAGGGTAAAAGAAATAAAACACTTATTCCGTGGACTTTGCTTGATGTCAATCCGATCACCCATCGCCAAAGCCTTCTTGAACAGGTCTTCCCGGCTCCAAGAATCATTAATGAAAATTTGCTGGAGGTCAACCGGTTGAAGATCATGCTGGATGCTGGTCCGGGAATGGGTAAAACCATTTTCCTGAAACGCTATCTGGAAACGCTTTTGCAGAAACCGGCGCATGAGGTTTATTGCCTGCCAGTCTATTTTCATTTTGGAAACCTGGCGGAAGGAAGCCGATTCGATTTATTCCGTGAAGCAGTCAATAATGAAATCATTGATGTAGTTATGCTTGAGCAGGAAGAAAACCCTGACTTGGTTCTGGATAAAGGGCAACTTGAAAATACGGTTAATACCATTTTTAACTACAGCAAGTGTCAGTTTTTATTGGATGGCTTTGATCAACTCCACCCCCAGGACCGTTTTCAATTTTTTACTGAGTCTTTTCTTGCAGATAATGCCTTCCGCAGTAACTTTGTTTTGCTTGCGAGTTGCGGTTTCAATTTTGGTTCTTTGTCCACCGACGCAGTTGTCAAACGAGGTGAAGGTGCTGCCTTTCAAATGGCTTTCCAGAAAATTGACCCCAGGGAGAGCGATGCTTTTCTTGGAGAGGCTTCAAAAAATAAAAAGATCAAGGATCTCGCTCTTTTCACTCCGGAACTTTTAAATGTACCGATTTTATTGCGGATCATTCGTGAACTTTCTGAAAACGAACTCCTGGAGAATTTGAACAACAGGATGGATATATATTCAGCATGGTTTCGTTTAAAGCTGAAACTATCCAATCCTTCGGCTGATGAGAAATGGGTGGAAAACAGTCTGGATCAGCTTGCCGAACTTTCATATCAATTGATGGACGAGGGTCTTCAGCAACGTTTCCTTGATGTAGAGCCAGGATTTGATAAATCAATTCTGGAAGGTAAGGAAACTCTTTTTCAGGAAGGAAGCGTTGCTCATTGGTGGAAAAATATTTTGCAACAGACAATGCGTCGTTGGAAATTTCGCCATCCATCATTTCAGGAGTATTTTGCCAGTCAATATATACAGAAAAGCGATAACTGGAAGGAAATAGTTAGAAAACATTGTGGTGATGAAAAATGGCATGAGGTTATTAAAATTTTGTCTGGCGGGGTTTCTGGAGAAGAAATTTTCGATATTTTAATTGAGGAAGGAGCTGTAATGCTGGCAGGTAATTCCCTGGCTGAAGCAGGCGAATTGCCAAAAGGGCAGGATCTTTTAATAAGACAGTTATTGAAGTATCAATGTAAAGAAACCTTTCCTCAATTTTCCCAGTGCAGGCAGGTTCGGGTAGAAGAGGTTATTAAAAACAACGAAACAGAATACCTTCAAAACTTTTTGCAACGTTTAATGAATCGTGAACACCGGGACAGTAGAATTTTGTTCAGCGTGTTTGAATTGATTTTATCAAGACATGGAATCAACTTTCATCAGCTACTGGACACCTTTGACCTGGAACCTGTAAGAAACCTCGAAGAATTTAAAATGTTTTTTAAAGAAGTTTCTGACCGGGAACAGGTGGATAAAACGATTCTCAACAAATTTTCCGAAAAGGTTACTATTCCTGAAGGAAGGTTTATCTACCAGGAAGAAGATGATGAAGAAGATAAGGTTTGCCTGAAAGAATATTCGATAATGAAATTTCCGGTTACCAATGCTTTATATCAACAGTTTGACCCGCAACACCACAACCGGTTTCCAAAGTATTCATATGATAGTGATCAGCCTGTTATTGGTATTAATTATTATGAGGCCGTTATTTTTGCTCTTTGGATAGGAATGCGACTTCCTACAGAAAAGGAGTGGGAAAAGGCGGCTCGTGGAACAGACGGTCGGGTTTATCCCTGGGGCGAAGCTATGGGCTATGAAAAAGGGTTCGCCAACACCTGTGATTTTATGGCCTGCAAGACTAATCCGGTTATGGAGTTGGAGCAGGGTATGTCTCCATATGGGTGTTACGATATGTCTGGAAATGTATGGGAATGGTGCATGCAACAAAATGCTTCGAAACATACAACTCAAAGGATTGTTAGGGGAGGTTCATGGATGAATTATCTGGTACACGCCAAGTGTGTTTTCAGAAATTCCTTTGATCCTTCAGAAAGGCATTTGGCGGTGGGATTACGCTGTGTCGAAGCCCCAAGGTTTACGGAAATTGAGGACGAGGATGAATATGACCTGTGA
- a CDS encoding response regulator, translating into MVISKQAKRFLSIDDDRTLQMIVKQTLTKSFGPDVLEVFQVGTGEEGLQMMREIQPDIILCDIHMPGMDGFEVCQRVRELKLRSAVILMSAYDAEQDNAIKASETGADAYLSKPLKKGELLFVVNFVMRVAHLNDTVFEKNKQLEVSLGQLKQFHHKFASLNEELRNDKRRLGVSLKEMTELNEQLENKNQQISSMVEELANRFDSTEGLLATIIELHQTEHRGHSERVANAAVYISGKLGLTDYQIRNVKSAARLHELGIVASPTKEKMKEALNEGLRSDSEASAVTTNHPLVGEMLLKEFPGFELIAEIIRHLHENVDGSGKPDGMYGDRIPIGSRIVCAASYFDHISMADPGKSGPDILSKMEEKLGVIFDEAVMGALTEYVDSLGDKKEAPTM; encoded by the coding sequence TTGGTTATTAGCAAACAAGCAAAACGATTTTTAAGTATTGATGACGATCGTACGCTGCAAATGATCGTTAAGCAGACTCTGACAAAATCTTTTGGCCCTGATGTTCTTGAAGTATTTCAGGTTGGAACAGGTGAAGAAGGGCTTCAGATGATGCGTGAAATCCAGCCAGATATAATTCTTTGCGATATCCATATGCCAGGGATGGACGGGTTTGAAGTCTGCCAGCGTGTTCGGGAGCTTAAACTCCGCTCAGCAGTGATCCTGATGTCTGCTTACGATGCTGAGCAGGACAATGCTATCAAAGCCAGCGAAACAGGAGCCGATGCCTATTTATCCAAACCTCTTAAAAAAGGTGAGCTGCTATTTGTGGTGAATTTTGTCATGCGTGTCGCTCACCTCAATGATACGGTTTTCGAGAAGAATAAACAGTTAGAGGTGTCTTTAGGCCAGCTGAAACAATTCCATCATAAGTTTGCTTCTCTTAACGAAGAACTCCGGAATGATAAAAGGCGTCTGGGTGTTAGCCTTAAGGAGATGACCGAGCTCAATGAGCAATTAGAAAACAAGAACCAGCAAATTTCTTCCATGGTTGAAGAGCTTGCTAACAGGTTCGATTCTACAGAAGGTCTTTTAGCGACTATTATTGAACTGCACCAGACTGAGCATCGGGGGCATTCTGAAAGAGTCGCGAACGCAGCAGTTTATATTTCCGGCAAACTGGGACTGACGGATTATCAAATTAGAAATGTCAAATCAGCCGCTCGTTTGCACGAACTGGGTATTGTTGCTTCACCAACGAAGGAGAAAATGAAAGAAGCCCTGAACGAAGGGCTGAGAAGCGATTCTGAAGCCAGCGCTGTCACGACAAATCACCCATTAGTTGGAGAGATGCTTTTGAAAGAATTTCCGGGTTTTGAGCTGATCGCTGAAATCATCCGGCATCTCCATGAAAATGTAGACGGTTCTGGGAAACCGGATGGCATGTATGGTGATCGAATTCCAATTGGTTCTCGTATTGTTTGTGCCGCCAGTTATTTTGATCATATCAGTATGGCTGATCCCGGAAAATCCGGGCCAGATATTTTATCCAAGATGGAAGAAAAATTAGGTGTTATTTTTGATGAAGCTGTCATGGGTGCGCTTACAGAATATGTTGATAGTCTCGGGGATAAAAAAGAAGCTCCAACTATGTAA
- a CDS encoding OmpA family protein, with product MKLSWVRLQNMLIVSGIKKKLQLCKNLRTYRYVPIRTERYPFIWELSAARAAEVARKLVKAGFNPTQLSIEAFAQYRPKVPNDSRQGRATNRRIEIVYQRGSIRKHMVDILRR from the coding sequence ATGAAGCTGTCATGGGTGCGCTTACAGAATATGTTGATAGTCTCGGGGATAAAAAAGAAGCTCCAACTATGTAAAAATTTAAGGACATACCGATACGTACCTATAAGAACAGAGCGCTATCCCTTCATCTGGGAGTTATCCGCTGCTCGTGCCGCAGAAGTCGCCAGAAAACTGGTTAAAGCAGGTTTTAACCCGACTCAATTATCCATTGAAGCGTTTGCTCAATACCGGCCTAAGGTTCCTAATGACAGCCGACAGGGAAGGGCCACCAACCGCAGGATTGAAATCGTGTATCAGCGTGGCAGCATCCGCAAGCACATGGTGGATATTTTACGTCGGTAA